A window of the Brassica napus cultivar Da-Ae chromosome C5, Da-Ae, whole genome shotgun sequence genome harbors these coding sequences:
- the LOC106412793 gene encoding NADPH-dependent diflavin oxidoreductase 1 isoform X1 encodes MINTHQGTKQLDPWMLSLWGTLYQINPKYFPKGPDVVIPRDELIDQPKYRIVYHKQETLEPALMVESDIIERASEMSPGKLSKDKSKPDCFLKMTKNEVLTKAGSTKDVRHFEFQFVSSSIKYEVGDVVELLPSQDSSAVDAFIERCDLDPESFITVHPRETESNGSFGEVITHVPIKLKTFVELTMDVTSASPRRYFSEVMSFYATAEHEKARLQYFASPEGRDDLYNYNQKERRSVLEVLEDFPSVQMPFEWLVQLVPALKPRAFSISSSPLAYPAQVHLTVSVVSWMTPYKRPRKGLCSTWLASLTPEQGVNIPVWFHKSSLPAPPQSVPLILVGPGTGCAPFRGFIAERAVQAERAVQAETSPTAPVMLFFGSRNGHRFFIPRLLGVPCKRRRC; translated from the exons ATGATCAACACCCACCAGG GTACGAAGCAACTCGATCCTTGGATGCTGTCTTTGTGGGGTACATTATATCAGATCAATCCCAAATACTTTCCTAAAGGTCCAGATGTGGTGATTCCTCGAGATGAATTAATTGATCAGCCCAAATATAGGATTGTATATCATAAGCAAGAAACACTGGAGCCTGCATTGATGGTAGAGTCGG ATATCATAGAAAGAGCCAGTGAAATGTCACCCGGAAAATTATCCAAGGACAAAAGTAAACCAGACTGCTTTCTCAAGATG ACTAAAAATGAAGTCCTGACGAAAGCTGGAAGTACAAAGGATGTCCGCCACTTCGAGTTCCAATTTGTTTCTTCT AGTATCAAATATGAAGTTGGCGATGTTGTTGAGCTTCTTCCAAGCCAAGATTCTTCAGCAGTAGATGCGTTTATAGAACGCTGTGATTTGGACCCGGAATCATTTATCACA GTTCATCCAAGAGAGACAGAGAGTAATGGTTCATTTGGAGAAGTAATTACACATGTCCCTATTAAGCTTAAGACTTTTGTTGAATTAACAATGGACGTTACATCCGCTTCACCTCGACGATACTTCTCTGAG GTGATGAGCTTCTATGCAACAGCTGAACATGAGAAGGCAAGACTGCAATACTTTGCCTCACCAGAGGGACGGGATGACCTCTACAATTACAATCAGAAGGAAAGAAGAAGCGTCCTTGAG GTGCTAGAGGATTTTCCTTCGGTGCAGATGCCTTTCGAGTGGCTTGTACAGTTAGTACCAGCTCTAAAACCAAGAGCTTTTTCGATATCTTCATCTCCTTTGGCCTACCCTGCTCAAGTACATTTGACCGTAAGCGTAGTATCATGGATGACCCCTTATAAGAGACCTCGAAAGGGTCTATGCTCCACTTGGCTCGCAAGCCTCACACCTGAACAAG GGGTAAACATACCGGTTTGGTTTCACAAAAGCTCTCTTCCTGCTCCACCACAGTCTGTTCCGCTCATCTTAGTGGGACCTGGAACCGGATGTGCCCCGTTCCGTGGGTTCATAGCTGAGAGAGCCGTGCAAGCTGAGAGAGCCGTGCAAGCTGAGACTAGCCCGACCGCACCAGTCATGTTGTTCTTTGGTTCCAGAAACGGACACAGATTTTTTATACCGCGACTTCTGGGAGTCCCATGCAAGAGAAGGaggtgttga
- the LOC111206586 gene encoding NADPH-dependent diflavin oxidoreductase 1-like: MLSEVRGGGFYTAFSRDQPKKVYVQHKIREMGKEVWDLLCDGAAVYVAGSSTKMPCDVMSALEEIVMEETGGSKEMASRWLKAWEKIQC, from the coding sequence ATGCTCTCTGAAGTAAGAGGCGGCGGGTTTTACACTGCATTCTCTAGAGACCAGCCGAAGAAGGTTTACGTGCAACACAAAATCCGAGAGATGGGGAAGGAAGTTTGGGATTTGCTATGCGATGGAGCTGCCGTTTACGTGGCGGGCTCGTCCACGAAAATGCCTTGTGATGTGATGTCGGCTTTGGAGGAGATTGTGATGGAGGAGACCGGAGGATCAAAGGAAATGGCTTCACGGTGGCTCAAGGCTTGGGAGAAAATACAATGTTGA
- the LOC106412793 gene encoding NADPH-dependent diflavin oxidoreductase 1 isoform X2, which yields MLSLWGTLYQINPKYFPKGPDVVIPRDELIDQPKYRIVYHKQETLEPALMVESDIIERASEMSPGKLSKDKSKPDCFLKMTKNEVLTKAGSTKDVRHFEFQFVSSSIKYEVGDVVELLPSQDSSAVDAFIERCDLDPESFITVHPRETESNGSFGEVITHVPIKLKTFVELTMDVTSASPRRYFSEVMSFYATAEHEKARLQYFASPEGRDDLYNYNQKERRSVLEVLEDFPSVQMPFEWLVQLVPALKPRAFSISSSPLAYPAQVHLTVSVVSWMTPYKRPRKGLCSTWLASLTPEQGVNIPVWFHKSSLPAPPQSVPLILVGPGTGCAPFRGFIAERAVQAERAVQAETSPTAPVMLFFGSRNGHRFFIPRLLGVPCKRRRC from the exons ATGCTGTCTTTGTGGGGTACATTATATCAGATCAATCCCAAATACTTTCCTAAAGGTCCAGATGTGGTGATTCCTCGAGATGAATTAATTGATCAGCCCAAATATAGGATTGTATATCATAAGCAAGAAACACTGGAGCCTGCATTGATGGTAGAGTCGG ATATCATAGAAAGAGCCAGTGAAATGTCACCCGGAAAATTATCCAAGGACAAAAGTAAACCAGACTGCTTTCTCAAGATG ACTAAAAATGAAGTCCTGACGAAAGCTGGAAGTACAAAGGATGTCCGCCACTTCGAGTTCCAATTTGTTTCTTCT AGTATCAAATATGAAGTTGGCGATGTTGTTGAGCTTCTTCCAAGCCAAGATTCTTCAGCAGTAGATGCGTTTATAGAACGCTGTGATTTGGACCCGGAATCATTTATCACA GTTCATCCAAGAGAGACAGAGAGTAATGGTTCATTTGGAGAAGTAATTACACATGTCCCTATTAAGCTTAAGACTTTTGTTGAATTAACAATGGACGTTACATCCGCTTCACCTCGACGATACTTCTCTGAG GTGATGAGCTTCTATGCAACAGCTGAACATGAGAAGGCAAGACTGCAATACTTTGCCTCACCAGAGGGACGGGATGACCTCTACAATTACAATCAGAAGGAAAGAAGAAGCGTCCTTGAG GTGCTAGAGGATTTTCCTTCGGTGCAGATGCCTTTCGAGTGGCTTGTACAGTTAGTACCAGCTCTAAAACCAAGAGCTTTTTCGATATCTTCATCTCCTTTGGCCTACCCTGCTCAAGTACATTTGACCGTAAGCGTAGTATCATGGATGACCCCTTATAAGAGACCTCGAAAGGGTCTATGCTCCACTTGGCTCGCAAGCCTCACACCTGAACAAG GGGTAAACATACCGGTTTGGTTTCACAAAAGCTCTCTTCCTGCTCCACCACAGTCTGTTCCGCTCATCTTAGTGGGACCTGGAACCGGATGTGCCCCGTTCCGTGGGTTCATAGCTGAGAGAGCCGTGCAAGCTGAGAGAGCCGTGCAAGCTGAGACTAGCCCGACCGCACCAGTCATGTTGTTCTTTGGTTCCAGAAACGGACACAGATTTTTTATACCGCGACTTCTGGGAGTCCCATGCAAGAGAAGGaggtgttga
- the LOC106412793 gene encoding NADPH-dependent diflavin oxidoreductase 1 isoform X3, with the protein MSPGKLSKDKSKPDCFLKMTKNEVLTKAGSTKDVRHFEFQFVSSSIKYEVGDVVELLPSQDSSAVDAFIERCDLDPESFITVHPRETESNGSFGEVITHVPIKLKTFVELTMDVTSASPRRYFSEVMSFYATAEHEKARLQYFASPEGRDDLYNYNQKERRSVLEVLEDFPSVQMPFEWLVQLVPALKPRAFSISSSPLAYPAQVHLTVSVVSWMTPYKRPRKGLCSTWLASLTPEQGVNIPVWFHKSSLPAPPQSVPLILVGPGTGCAPFRGFIAERAVQAERAVQAETSPTAPVMLFFGSRNGHRFFIPRLLGVPCKRRRC; encoded by the exons ATGTCACCCGGAAAATTATCCAAGGACAAAAGTAAACCAGACTGCTTTCTCAAGATG ACTAAAAATGAAGTCCTGACGAAAGCTGGAAGTACAAAGGATGTCCGCCACTTCGAGTTCCAATTTGTTTCTTCT AGTATCAAATATGAAGTTGGCGATGTTGTTGAGCTTCTTCCAAGCCAAGATTCTTCAGCAGTAGATGCGTTTATAGAACGCTGTGATTTGGACCCGGAATCATTTATCACA GTTCATCCAAGAGAGACAGAGAGTAATGGTTCATTTGGAGAAGTAATTACACATGTCCCTATTAAGCTTAAGACTTTTGTTGAATTAACAATGGACGTTACATCCGCTTCACCTCGACGATACTTCTCTGAG GTGATGAGCTTCTATGCAACAGCTGAACATGAGAAGGCAAGACTGCAATACTTTGCCTCACCAGAGGGACGGGATGACCTCTACAATTACAATCAGAAGGAAAGAAGAAGCGTCCTTGAG GTGCTAGAGGATTTTCCTTCGGTGCAGATGCCTTTCGAGTGGCTTGTACAGTTAGTACCAGCTCTAAAACCAAGAGCTTTTTCGATATCTTCATCTCCTTTGGCCTACCCTGCTCAAGTACATTTGACCGTAAGCGTAGTATCATGGATGACCCCTTATAAGAGACCTCGAAAGGGTCTATGCTCCACTTGGCTCGCAAGCCTCACACCTGAACAAG GGGTAAACATACCGGTTTGGTTTCACAAAAGCTCTCTTCCTGCTCCACCACAGTCTGTTCCGCTCATCTTAGTGGGACCTGGAACCGGATGTGCCCCGTTCCGTGGGTTCATAGCTGAGAGAGCCGTGCAAGCTGAGAGAGCCGTGCAAGCTGAGACTAGCCCGACCGCACCAGTCATGTTGTTCTTTGGTTCCAGAAACGGACACAGATTTTTTATACCGCGACTTCTGGGAGTCCCATGCAAGAGAAGGaggtgttga